In the Kitasatospora terrestris genome, one interval contains:
- a CDS encoding SpoIIE family protein phosphatase produces MARRLGPADAAMAAGGLLDVLGVAAVVLDDHGRITLWSPPAEDLFGYTCEEALGREASRLLVEEGRRAQVHQAFEQVMAGGGTWAGAFPVQHKDGRTMLVEFRNTRLQAASGTLYALGLASPRETVRRLERDLALAARIVDQAPIGLAVLDEDLRYVMVNPALEKINGLPAAEHRGRTPHEVLPHLDVGAIEDRMRQVLATGRPVLDEFAVGRVPHDDRTHAWSSSFYRLEDQAHRVIGLAVSVIDITEPYEQSVAAARARRRLSLIADASIRVGTTLDLPTTARELAEVTVPEVADIAAVDLLDAALPGATTRADDGSAQFRAMAIKAADSTPATDAADPIGEVTRYHPHRLVTQAAVGGRPVLVPRVTAADLTRIARDENAARLLAEAGVHSYLAVPLIARGRVLGALDLKRTRTPAPFDQDDVLLASELAARAAVAIDNARWYQHQRQATLALQRHLLPPRHAPDPPGLSIAHRYQPASATDETGGDWFDVIPVDGGRTLLVVGDVMGSGITAAATMGQLRTTIRALARLTSDPADLLTHLDAVTRDLGDAMATSVIALYDPATGRCRLACAGHPPPVLARPGHAPHPVRLDPGPPLGVGGLPFPARDLTLRTGDDLVLYTDGLVEVRDQDIDQRLQTLTDLLAGPRRPLEDTCDLLLSALRRPDNQDDVALLIARAVP; encoded by the coding sequence ATGGCGCGCCGACTCGGCCCGGCGGATGCCGCGATGGCGGCCGGCGGGCTGCTGGACGTCCTGGGGGTGGCCGCCGTCGTCCTCGACGACCACGGCCGCATCACCCTGTGGAGCCCACCCGCCGAGGACCTGTTCGGCTACACCTGCGAGGAGGCCCTGGGCCGCGAGGCTTCGCGGCTGCTGGTGGAGGAAGGGCGCCGCGCACAGGTGCACCAGGCGTTCGAACAGGTGATGGCCGGCGGGGGCACCTGGGCCGGGGCGTTCCCCGTCCAGCACAAGGACGGCCGCACCATGCTGGTCGAGTTCCGCAACACCCGCCTGCAAGCCGCCTCCGGTACGTTGTACGCCCTCGGCCTCGCCTCCCCCCGCGAGACCGTGCGACGCCTGGAACGCGACCTGGCCCTGGCCGCGCGGATCGTCGACCAGGCACCCATCGGACTCGCGGTCCTGGACGAGGACCTGCGCTACGTCATGGTCAACCCCGCCCTGGAGAAGATCAACGGCCTGCCCGCCGCCGAACACCGCGGCCGCACCCCGCACGAGGTCCTGCCGCACCTGGACGTCGGTGCGATCGAGGACCGGATGCGCCAGGTGCTCGCCACCGGCCGGCCGGTGCTCGACGAGTTCGCCGTCGGCCGCGTGCCGCACGACGACCGCACCCACGCCTGGAGCTCGTCGTTCTACCGCCTGGAGGACCAGGCCCACCGGGTGATCGGGCTGGCGGTCTCGGTCATCGACATCACGGAACCCTACGAGCAGTCCGTCGCCGCTGCCCGGGCCCGGCGCCGCCTGTCGCTGATCGCCGACGCCTCCATCCGGGTCGGCACCACCCTCGACCTGCCCACCACCGCCCGCGAGCTCGCAGAGGTGACCGTGCCGGAAGTGGCCGACATCGCCGCCGTCGACCTGCTCGACGCCGCCCTGCCGGGCGCGACGACCCGCGCGGACGACGGGTCCGCCCAGTTCCGCGCGATGGCGATCAAAGCCGCTGACAGCACTCCGGCCACCGACGCCGCCGACCCGATCGGCGAGGTCACCCGCTACCACCCGCACCGGTTGGTCACCCAGGCCGCCGTCGGCGGCCGCCCCGTCCTCGTCCCCCGTGTCACCGCCGCGGACCTGACCCGGATCGCCCGGGACGAGAACGCCGCTCGCCTCCTCGCCGAAGCCGGCGTCCACTCCTACCTGGCCGTTCCCCTCATCGCCCGCGGCCGGGTCCTCGGCGCCCTCGACCTCAAACGCACCCGGACGCCCGCTCCCTTCGACCAGGACGACGTCCTGCTCGCGAGTGAACTCGCCGCCCGCGCCGCCGTCGCCATCGACAACGCCCGCTGGTACCAGCACCAGCGCCAGGCCACTCTCGCCCTCCAGCGCCACCTGCTGCCGCCCCGGCACGCCCCCGACCCGCCGGGCCTGTCCATCGCCCACCGCTACCAGCCCGCCAGCGCCACCGACGAGACCGGCGGCGACTGGTTCGACGTCATCCCGGTCGACGGCGGCCGCACCCTGCTGGTCGTCGGCGACGTCATGGGCTCGGGCATCACCGCGGCCGCCACCATGGGACAGCTCCGCACCACCATCCGCGCCCTGGCCCGCCTCACCTCGGACCCGGCCGACCTCCTCACCCACCTCGACGCCGTCACCCGCGACCTCGGCGACGCCATGGCCACCTCCGTGATCGCCCTCTACGACCCCGCCACGGGCCGCTGCCGCCTCGCCTGCGCCGGCCACCCGCCCCCCGTGCTCGCCCGCCCCGGCCACGCCCCCCACCCCGTCCGCCTCGACCCGGGCCCGCCGCTCGGCGTCGGCGGCCTGCCCTTCCCGGCCCGTGACCTCACCCTGCGCACCGGCGACGACCTCGTCCTCTACACCGACGGCCTCGTCGAAGTCCGTGACCAGGACATCGACCAGCGCCTGCAAACCCTCACCGACCTCCTCGCCGGCCCCCGCCGGCCCCTGGAGGACACCTGCGACCTTCTCCTCAGCGCTCTTCGCCGCCCCGACAACCAGGACGACGTCGCCCTCCTCATCGCCCGCGCCGTGCCCTGA
- a CDS encoding metalloregulator ArsR/SmtB family transcription factor → MAVPLYQAKAEFFRTLGHPVRIRVLELLQDGPCPVRELLAAIEVEPSNLSQQLGVLRRAQLVTATREGNTVVYALSTPDVVDLLRAARRILTEMITDQEALLAELREPDHQVHRA, encoded by the coding sequence ATGGCGGTCCCGCTCTACCAGGCCAAGGCGGAGTTCTTCCGCACGCTCGGTCACCCGGTCCGGATCCGGGTCCTGGAGCTGCTCCAGGACGGGCCGTGCCCGGTGCGCGAGCTGCTGGCCGCCATCGAGGTCGAGCCCTCGAACCTCTCCCAGCAGCTGGGCGTGCTGCGCCGGGCGCAGCTGGTGACGGCGACCCGGGAGGGCAACACCGTCGTGTACGCGCTGAGCACGCCGGACGTGGTCGACCTGCTGCGCGCCGCCCGCCGGATCCTCACCGAGATGATCACCGATCAGGAGGCGCTGCTCGCCGAGCTGCGCGAGCCCGACCACCAGGTGCACCGGGCATGA
- a CDS encoding SulP family inorganic anion transporter — MSGTSADLTAAPVLAVLVRRTGRRLRAVLPTRDVLATMGRSPRKDLLAGLTVAIVALPLALGFGVASGAGAQAGLATAVVAGALAAFFGGSNLQVSGPTGAMTVVLVPIVHQYGSAGVLTVGLLAGVLLVAAALGGAGRFMAYVPAPVVEGFTLGIAGVIGLQQVPAALGVRPSGAENVVIGAWDAVVAFAAGPHLASAALAAGVAAVMLIGARLRPGIPFSLPAVAAATVVAGSAGLDVATIGHLPAGLPAPSLAFLHVGEIPHLASAALAVAALAALESLMSATAADAMSVSERHDSDRELFGQGIANLLAPLFGGVAATGAIARTAVNVRSGAASRLAALVHAAALALVVFAAAPLVSGIPLAALAGVLIATAVRMVEVASLRALARSGRGEAAILVLTAGATLAFDLVTAVIVGLLVAGALALRQVARSAALTRVPLHEGLPPADHHAEEQALLAEHIVAYRIDGPVFFAGAHRFLLELAETTDVKAVILRLSRVSAIDATGALVLGDAITKLERRGILVLVSGVQEGHLKTLDALGVLDALHAGHRVFAATPDAISCARRHLHGHPAAGA; from the coding sequence ATGAGCGGGACTTCCGCGGACCTCACGGCCGCCCCCGTCCTCGCGGTTCTCGTCCGGCGCACGGGAAGACGGCTGCGGGCGGTGCTGCCGACCCGGGACGTCCTGGCGACGATGGGCCGCTCCCCGCGCAAGGACCTGCTGGCCGGGCTGACGGTGGCGATCGTCGCGCTGCCGCTGGCCCTCGGCTTCGGCGTGGCCTCCGGAGCGGGTGCCCAGGCCGGATTGGCGACCGCGGTGGTGGCGGGCGCGCTGGCGGCGTTCTTCGGCGGCTCCAACCTCCAAGTGAGCGGTCCGACCGGTGCGATGACCGTCGTCCTGGTCCCGATCGTCCACCAGTACGGCAGTGCGGGCGTTCTGACGGTCGGACTGCTCGCGGGCGTCCTGTTGGTCGCCGCCGCGCTCGGCGGGGCCGGCCGGTTCATGGCCTACGTGCCGGCACCGGTGGTGGAAGGATTCACCCTCGGCATCGCCGGAGTGATCGGCCTCCAGCAGGTGCCCGCCGCGCTCGGAGTGCGGCCCTCCGGGGCGGAGAACGTCGTGATCGGCGCCTGGGACGCCGTCGTCGCCTTCGCCGCCGGACCGCACCTGGCGAGTGCCGCACTCGCGGCCGGCGTGGCGGCGGTGATGCTGATCGGCGCCCGGCTGCGCCCGGGCATCCCGTTCTCGTTGCCGGCGGTCGCCGCGGCCACCGTCGTCGCCGGTTCGGCCGGGTTGGACGTGGCCACGATCGGGCACCTGCCCGCAGGGTTGCCCGCGCCCTCGCTGGCCTTCCTGCACGTCGGTGAGATCCCGCACCTGGCGAGTGCCGCGCTGGCGGTGGCGGCCCTGGCGGCGCTCGAGTCGTTGATGTCGGCCACGGCCGCGGATGCGATGAGCGTCTCGGAGCGGCACGACAGCGACCGCGAACTGTTCGGCCAGGGCATCGCGAACCTCCTCGCCCCGTTGTTCGGCGGCGTCGCCGCGACCGGCGCCATCGCCCGCACCGCCGTCAACGTCCGCTCGGGAGCCGCCTCCCGGCTCGCCGCACTCGTCCACGCCGCCGCGCTGGCCCTGGTCGTGTTCGCCGCGGCCCCGCTCGTCTCCGGCATCCCGCTCGCCGCGCTCGCCGGTGTGCTGATCGCCACCGCGGTGCGCATGGTCGAGGTCGCCTCGCTGCGGGCCCTGGCCCGCAGCGGCCGCGGCGAGGCCGCGATCCTGGTCCTGACCGCCGGAGCGACGCTCGCCTTCGACCTGGTCACCGCCGTCATCGTCGGCCTCCTGGTCGCCGGCGCGCTGGCCCTGCGTCAGGTGGCCCGCTCCGCCGCACTGACCAGGGTGCCGCTGCACGAGGGGCTCCCACCGGCCGACCACCACGCCGAGGAGCAGGCGCTGCTCGCCGAGCACATCGTCGCCTACCGGATCGACGGTCCCGTCTTCTTCGCCGGGGCCCACCGCTTCCTGCTGGAACTCGCCGAGACCACCGACGTCAAGGCCGTCATCCTGCGCCTGTCCCGAGTCAGCGCGATCGACGCCACCGGAGCCCTGGTCCTCGGCGACGCCATCACCAAACTGGAACGGCGGGGCATCCTCGTCCTGGTCTCCGGCGTGCAGGAGGGCCACCTCAAGACGCTGGACGCCCTCGGTGTCCTCGACGCCCTCCACGCCGGGCACCGCGTGTTCGCCGCCACCCCCGATGCGATCTCCTGTGCCAGACGCCACCTGCACGGCCATCCCGCGGCAGGTGCCTGA
- a CDS encoding IS1182 family transposase — protein sequence MGEWAGELVGPDVWETCRELIPAGSVFAFLAEHREALFPGSMFADMYPSRNGRPSMPPQVLAAAVVLQSLHGLSDVDTVQQLRCDLRWKAACGLGLHDTAFDPSLLAYFRRRLQRSPDPNRLFARVKEVVAATGVLRGRQRRALDSTVLDDAVATQDTVTQLIAAIRRVIRDVPDAERTAAAWCTAHDYTDPGKPRIAWSDEAARTALVDALVTDALNLLGRLPERPLDEKAADAVGLLALVAGQDVEVADGSDGRDGRWRIARGTARDRIVSTVDPEARHIHKNRTRHQEGFRAHAAFEPETGLLTEVALTAGTGADNHEAAVAQDLLADETGTLTVLGDTAYGTGDLREALEDDGHTLIIKPPPLRQAVPGGFTGDDFHVDTHAGTVTCPAGHTKPLGRPDAKGARAAQFKKLCTDCPLRDRCTRSKTGRAFQVHAHYDRLKAARDQAADPDWQAEYRRWRPPVERAIAWLTAQANRRVPYRGVLRNDTWLHNRAAALNLRRLINLGLTRTRHTWTITPTTT from the coding sequence ATGGGGGAATGGGCTGGGGAGTTGGTCGGGCCGGATGTGTGGGAGACCTGCCGGGAGTTGATCCCGGCCGGGAGTGTGTTCGCGTTCCTGGCCGAGCACCGGGAGGCCCTGTTCCCGGGCTCGATGTTCGCGGACATGTATCCGTCGAGGAACGGGCGGCCGAGTATGCCGCCGCAGGTCCTGGCGGCGGCCGTGGTCCTGCAGAGCCTGCACGGCCTGTCGGACGTCGACACGGTCCAGCAGTTGCGGTGCGACCTGCGGTGGAAGGCCGCGTGCGGGCTCGGCCTGCACGACACCGCGTTCGACCCGTCGCTGCTGGCCTACTTCCGGCGCCGGCTGCAGCGCTCACCGGATCCGAACCGGTTGTTCGCCCGGGTCAAGGAGGTGGTGGCGGCCACCGGCGTGCTCAGGGGCAGGCAGCGGCGGGCGCTGGACTCCACCGTGCTGGACGACGCGGTGGCCACCCAGGACACCGTCACCCAGCTGATCGCCGCGATCCGCCGGGTGATCCGGGACGTCCCCGACGCGGAGCGGACCGCCGCCGCGTGGTGCACCGCCCACGACTACACCGACCCGGGCAAGCCCCGCATCGCCTGGAGTGACGAGGCCGCCCGCACCGCACTGGTGGACGCCCTGGTCACCGACGCGCTGAACCTGCTGGGCCGCCTGCCCGAACGGCCACTGGACGAGAAGGCCGCGGACGCCGTCGGACTGCTGGCCCTGGTCGCCGGTCAGGACGTCGAGGTCGCCGACGGCTCCGACGGACGCGACGGCCGATGGCGGATCGCCCGCGGCACCGCCCGCGACCGCATCGTGTCCACGGTGGACCCCGAGGCCCGGCACATCCACAAGAACCGCACCCGCCACCAGGAGGGCTTCCGCGCCCACGCCGCGTTCGAGCCCGAGACCGGTCTGCTGACCGAGGTCGCCCTCACCGCCGGCACCGGAGCGGACAACCACGAGGCCGCCGTCGCCCAGGACCTGCTCGCCGACGAGACCGGGACCCTGACCGTCCTCGGCGACACCGCCTACGGCACCGGCGACCTGCGCGAAGCCCTCGAGGACGACGGCCACACCCTGATCATCAAGCCCCCGCCACTGCGGCAGGCCGTCCCCGGCGGCTTCACCGGCGACGACTTCCACGTCGACACCCACGCCGGCACCGTCACCTGCCCCGCCGGCCACACCAAACCCCTCGGCCGCCCGGATGCCAAGGGCGCCCGGGCAGCCCAGTTCAAGAAGCTCTGCACCGACTGTCCCCTGCGCGATCGGTGCACCCGCTCCAAGACCGGCCGAGCATTCCAGGTCCACGCCCACTACGACCGCCTGAAAGCCGCCCGCGACCAGGCAGCCGACCCCGACTGGCAGGCCGAATACCGCCGCTGGCGGCCACCGGTCGAACGCGCCATTGCCTGGCTCACCGCACAGGCCAACCGCCGCGTCCCCTACCGAGGCGTCCTGAGGAACGACACCTGGCTCCACAACCGCGCCGCCGCACTCAACCTCCGCCGACTGATCAACCTCGGACTCACCCGCACCCGCCACACCTGGACCATCACCCCCACCACCACATAG